Proteins from a genomic interval of Methanohalophilus levihalophilus:
- the hpt gene encoding hypoxanthine/guanine phosphoribosyltransferase, whose product MPEILEESLSKAPIIKRGEYSYFIHPIADGIPMIEPELLEDVTERIMNIADMDVDRIVSVEAMGIPIATALSLKTRIPYSIIRKREYGMEGEVKLSQSTGYSKGELYINGLKKGDRILIVDDVISTGGTMNALVKGLQSMGVEIVDIVVVIGRGEGASKLSSGGVKVKVLVTIDVKPDGVVVTEVAGERN is encoded by the coding sequence ATGCCTGAAATCCTCGAAGAATCCCTTTCTAAAGCCCCGATAATAAAGAGAGGCGAATATTCCTATTTTATCCACCCCATCGCAGATGGAATCCCAATGATTGAACCCGAATTGCTGGAGGATGTCACTGAGAGAATAATGAATATAGCAGACATGGACGTTGATCGCATCGTGTCCGTGGAAGCCATGGGAATACCCATTGCAACCGCCCTATCCCTGAAAACAAGAATACCGTATTCTATCATAAGGAAAAGGGAATATGGCATGGAAGGGGAGGTTAAATTATCCCAGAGCACCGGCTACTCAAAGGGCGAATTGTACATCAATGGTCTCAAAAAGGGAGACAGGATTCTTATTGTAGACGATGTTATCAGCACCGGGGGAACTATGAATGCCCTTGTAAAAGGACTCCAAAGTATGGGTGTTGAAATTGTAGACATTGTAGTCGTAATTGGTCGGGGGGAAGGAGCATCAAAACTTTCCTCAGGCGGAGTTAAAGTCAAAGTGCTTGTCACTATTGATGTAAAACCAGACGGAGTAGTTGTAACGGAGGTCGCAGGTGAGCGCAACTGA